A single Sandaracinaceae bacterium DNA region contains:
- a CDS encoding HEAT repeat domain-containing protein: MHARAYLSRLFDALRDAREAEYALLEGDPSDLAPLLSEAVEEALDHHDPDESDLRLRALIDLCAQVPGPAMADALLAILDHPDPQIRTEAGEAILDVAYERFKEVARAIERRLDAQHEGEGMQELPFVLTEIRDPDPIPLLARFLAHPEPKVVAATIEALAGYGDPAAADHLTPLLEDEREATLEDVDEAPTTIGELAAAALEELGTEP, from the coding sequence ATGCACGCACGCGCCTACTTGAGCCGCCTCTTCGACGCCCTCCGCGACGCCCGGGAGGCGGAATATGCCCTCCTCGAAGGAGACCCGAGCGACCTCGCCCCGCTCCTCTCCGAGGCGGTCGAGGAGGCCCTCGACCATCACGATCCGGACGAGTCCGACCTGCGCCTGCGCGCGCTGATCGATCTCTGCGCGCAGGTCCCCGGCCCGGCCATGGCCGACGCGCTCCTCGCCATCCTCGACCACCCGGACCCGCAGATCCGGACCGAGGCCGGCGAGGCGATCCTCGACGTGGCCTACGAGCGCTTCAAGGAGGTCGCGCGGGCCATCGAGCGACGGCTCGACGCGCAGCACGAGGGCGAGGGCATGCAGGAGCTGCCCTTCGTCCTGACCGAGATCCGCGACCCCGATCCGATCCCGCTGCTCGCGCGCTTCCTCGCCCACCCGGAGCCGAAGGTGGTGGCCGCGACGATCGAGGCGCTGGCGGGATACGGCGACCCGGCGGCGGCGGACCACCTCACCCCGCTCCTCGAGGACGAGCGCGAGGCGACGCTCGAGGACGTCGACGAGGCGCCCACCACCATCGGCGAGCTGGCCGCGGCCGCGCTGGAGGAGCTCGGTACGGAGCCGTGA
- a CDS encoding sigma 54-interacting transcriptional regulator — protein MTDADGPKTQSNFRGTQVTDDGTGPKMLEHSHRILVVKGPDRGLEVEIQATKLTIGSSNSNDLVLSDTTVSRRHALLAVEGDRYVLRDLESTNGTVVDGTPVREAYLAPGARVSFGDTEILFQPRKKWERIDVREADHFGALYGTTDTMQAVFALLAKLAPTDLGCILVGETGTGKELAARAIHDHSARASEPFIIVDCGAISENLIESELFGHERGAFTGADRQRTGAFEAADEGTVFLDEIGELPLELQPKLLRVLERKEVKRLGSTKLQEIDVRVVAATHRDLPTMVKEGTFREDLYYRLAEVVVELPPLRDRLGDVPVIAQRILGDVAGDGPVPDLSEDAVASLSRRAWPGNVRELRNVLKRAVVLAAGPVITAKDLSLDTSGPLKNPSIGTSPVSPASGEAPLEVADDLPIKEARDRWVAPMEREYLMRIVKRSGGDLDKAAEEAGIHRKSLERLLRQHGLKAADFRD, from the coding sequence ATGACGGACGCCGACGGCCCGAAGACCCAGAGCAATTTCCGCGGGACACAGGTGACCGATGACGGCACCGGCCCGAAGATGCTCGAGCACAGCCACCGCATCCTCGTGGTGAAAGGGCCCGACCGTGGGCTCGAGGTGGAGATCCAGGCCACGAAGCTCACCATCGGGAGCTCGAACAGCAACGACCTGGTGCTGAGCGACACGACGGTGAGTCGACGCCACGCGCTGCTCGCGGTCGAAGGCGACCGGTACGTGCTGCGCGATCTGGAGTCCACGAACGGCACGGTCGTCGATGGCACGCCGGTGAGGGAGGCCTACCTCGCGCCGGGCGCCAGGGTGAGCTTCGGCGACACCGAGATCCTCTTTCAGCCGCGCAAGAAGTGGGAGCGCATCGACGTGCGCGAGGCCGACCACTTCGGCGCGCTCTACGGCACGACGGACACGATGCAGGCGGTCTTCGCGCTGCTCGCGAAGCTCGCGCCGACCGACCTCGGCTGCATCCTCGTCGGCGAGACGGGCACGGGCAAGGAGCTCGCCGCGCGCGCGATCCACGACCACTCCGCGCGCGCCAGCGAGCCCTTCATCATCGTCGACTGCGGCGCGATCAGCGAGAACCTCATCGAGTCCGAGCTCTTCGGTCACGAGCGCGGGGCGTTCACCGGCGCGGACCGACAGCGCACGGGCGCCTTCGAGGCCGCGGACGAGGGCACCGTCTTCCTCGACGAGATCGGCGAGCTCCCGCTCGAGCTGCAGCCCAAGCTCCTGCGCGTGCTCGAGCGCAAGGAGGTCAAGCGCCTCGGCTCGACCAAGCTGCAGGAGATCGACGTCCGGGTGGTCGCGGCGACCCACCGCGACCTGCCCACGATGGTCAAGGAGGGGACCTTCCGCGAGGACCTCTACTATCGCCTGGCGGAGGTCGTGGTCGAGCTGCCGCCGCTGCGTGACCGGCTCGGCGACGTCCCGGTGATCGCGCAGCGCATCCTGGGCGACGTGGCGGGCGACGGACCAGTGCCGGACCTGTCCGAGGACGCGGTGGCGTCGCTCTCCCGCCGCGCGTGGCCGGGCAACGTCCGTGAGCTCCGCAACGTGCTCAAGCGCGCCGTGGTGCTCGCCGCGGGCCCGGTGATCACGGCCAAGGATCTCTCGCTCGACACGAGCGGCCCGCTCAAGAACCCGAGCATCGGCACCTCGCCCGTGAGCCCGGCGAGCGGCGAAGCCCCGCTCGAGGTCGCTGACGATCTGCCCATCAAGGAGGCCCGCGACCGCTGGGTCGCGCCGATGGAGCGCGAGTACCTGATGCGCATCGTGAAGCGCTCCGGGGGCGATCTCGACAAGGCGGCCGAGGAGGCGGGCATCCACCGCAAGAGCCTCGAGCGCTTGCTCCGACAGCACGGCCTCAAGGCCGCCGACTTCCGCGACTGA
- a CDS encoding 4-hydroxy-tetrahydrodipicolinate synthase, which produces MPTKPFQPSGVWPALATPFTDDGKIDLDRYRRLIEFTVDQGVTGVLPCGTTGESPTLSWQEHEDLVGTAIDTVDGKVGVLAGTGSNNTQEAIRGTEDAHRRGAAAALLVDCYYNGPSSLELRTEYYERVLNAVPDIPLVPYVIPGRTGCALGAEDLAMLHLSAPDRVPAVKQATGDLDRMRRDRELAGPGLAIMSGDDDMTLPMMNDPAISASGVISVMGNLVPKALSDMVAARAAGDVSRAGEIAAEIGPLLKCVGVKAHGVRELPGGRKLQVVDGFRNPLPLKTMMAALGMIGRYGRRPLGLMSQPAIDVVRGAVRAVWEAAPQHLRPIEAAFDVNIAERLEDDAVWR; this is translated from the coding sequence ATGCCGACGAAGCCCTTCCAGCCCAGCGGGGTGTGGCCCGCCCTCGCCACGCCCTTCACCGACGACGGGAAGATCGACCTCGATCGCTACCGCCGCCTGATCGAGTTCACCGTCGACCAGGGCGTCACCGGCGTGCTGCCCTGCGGCACCACCGGCGAATCGCCCACGCTCTCCTGGCAGGAGCACGAGGATCTCGTCGGGACCGCGATCGACACCGTCGACGGCAAGGTCGGCGTGCTCGCCGGCACCGGCTCGAACAACACCCAGGAGGCGATCCGCGGCACCGAGGACGCGCACCGTCGCGGGGCGGCCGCCGCGCTCCTCGTCGACTGTTACTACAACGGGCCGAGCAGCCTCGAGCTGCGCACCGAGTACTACGAGCGCGTCCTGAACGCGGTGCCCGACATCCCGCTCGTGCCCTACGTGATCCCCGGCCGCACCGGCTGCGCGCTCGGCGCCGAGGACCTCGCGATGCTCCACCTGAGCGCGCCCGATCGCGTGCCCGCCGTGAAGCAGGCCACGGGCGACCTCGATCGCATGCGCCGCGACCGCGAGCTCGCCGGGCCCGGCCTCGCGATCATGAGCGGCGACGACGACATGACGCTCCCGATGATGAACGACCCGGCCATCTCGGCCTCGGGCGTGATCAGCGTGATGGGCAACCTCGTCCCGAAGGCGCTCAGCGACATGGTCGCCGCGCGCGCCGCGGGGGACGTCTCTCGCGCGGGCGAGATCGCGGCCGAGATCGGCCCGCTCCTCAAGTGCGTCGGCGTCAAGGCGCACGGCGTCCGCGAGCTCCCGGGCGGCCGCAAGCTCCAGGTCGTCGACGGCTTCCGGAACCCCCTGCCGCTCAAGACCATGATGGCCGCGCTCGGCATGATCGGCCGCTACGGCCGCCGCCCGCTCGGGCTGATGAGCCAGCCCGCCATCGACGTCGTGCGCGGCGCGGTGCGCGCGGTCTGGGAGGCGGCGCCGCAGCACCTCCGCCCGATCGAGGCCGCCTTCGACGTGAACATCGCAGAGCGCCTCGAAGACGACGCCGTCTGGCGCTGA